In one window of Tenacibaculum mesophilum DNA:
- a CDS encoding NAD(P)/FAD-dependent oxidoreductase: MKEYNSTTDILIIGGGIAGCIAAISLVNYYNVTLLDKLVEPVDRIGESLAPAAQRILKELDLLENESEAIKQTIFRNNLGMQSYWGNSQLQIVDHMRNPDGFSRSLDRKNFEVYLRKIAAKRGVNCIWGTRLSNSSYENNYWKVTTKSDDLKNRTTHTIQAKFVIDATGRQSHFTKSLGIQRTQYDKLISCWMSLPNTQENTMSTIATDDLGWWYSAVVPDNKRVIAFQTDPDLVDRNTFKHVNTFLSFAKEHKLIQPLIEGNETTVNFHGTVSANSTRLEQVTGKQWVALGDAAMSFDPLSSQGMFNAMANAMQLQKLLINYDFIKDLDSTKEEQFNRLYENQLQQVWNHYLKHKNFFYSTETRWKEATFWKRRSNY; this comes from the coding sequence TTGAAAGAATATAATAGTACTACTGACATACTAATTATAGGTGGTGGCATTGCAGGTTGCATTGCCGCCATTTCTTTAGTTAATTATTATAATGTTACATTGCTAGATAAACTAGTTGAACCTGTTGATAGAATTGGAGAATCACTAGCACCTGCTGCACAACGAATTTTAAAAGAGTTAGATTTATTAGAAAATGAATCGGAAGCCATAAAACAAACCATATTTCGTAATAATTTAGGAATGCAATCCTATTGGGGAAATAGTCAACTTCAAATTGTTGACCATATGAGGAACCCCGATGGATTCTCTAGAAGTTTAGACAGAAAGAACTTTGAAGTATATCTAAGAAAGATTGCTGCTAAAAGAGGAGTTAATTGTATTTGGGGAACACGCCTTTCTAATAGCTCTTATGAAAATAATTACTGGAAAGTAACCACAAAGTCTGATGACTTAAAAAACAGAACCACACATACTATTCAGGCAAAATTCGTAATTGACGCCACTGGTAGGCAATCGCATTTCACCAAAAGCTTAGGTATTCAACGTACACAGTACGATAAATTGATTTCTTGTTGGATGAGCTTACCTAATACCCAAGAAAATACCATGAGCACCATTGCTACTGATGATTTAGGTTGGTGGTATAGTGCTGTAGTTCCCGATAATAAAAGGGTCATCGCTTTTCAAACGGATCCTGATTTAGTGGATAGAAACACTTTTAAGCATGTAAATACATTTTTATCCTTTGCCAAAGAACACAAACTCATTCAGCCTTTAATTGAAGGTAACGAAACTACTGTTAACTTTCATGGTACGGTAAGTGCTAACTCTACTCGTTTAGAACAAGTAACAGGTAAACAATGGGTTGCTTTGGGTGATGCAGCTATGAGTTTTGATCCGCTTTCTTCTCAGGGGATGTTCAACGCTATGGCAAATGCAATGCAGCTTCAAAAACTACTTATTAACTATGATTTTATTAAGGATTTGGACTCCACTAAGGAAGAGCAATTCAATAGATTATATGAAAATCAACTACAACAAGTTTGGAATCATTATCTAAAACATAAAAACTTTTTCTACAGTACTGAGACTAGATGGAAAGAAGCTACTTTTTGGAAAAGACGCAGTAACTATTAA
- a CDS encoding DEAD/DEAH box helicase, with product MNDEKNWLQYYKNSLSDSENLAIDISKIKNLFHQKSSDLSNALINAKQASQLLDVEERRINRLKGITKKDNPKWHKVEETKILIAPFHLVYQTDNTKFKQRTIHPFWVSAIVNRSGQLSAPKDGFPLIVRNYLTPMADVKNDFIFSSIDTVLDAKDLDAPDFENSEEPIPWDEYWNYINEVFSAITFSNLYRYQVERHTTQYELTYFALSSKISTAKSILFLYENLLKNTDELPVLSKIINPYTRERQEAITDNGFLVYNHLHLGQMSNKFPLSVSQRKTLLSYLVAEENAVTAVNGPPGTGKTTLLQSLVATEFVKAAINGEEAPIILACSNNNQAVTNIIDSFINSESTMGELANRWIPDFNGYATYLPSSSKSEKKLANINYLKGNLFGHEGTLCNLENEKYISEAEYYFLTNYCQYFNTQTNSLDDVCNHLQEEIIGIQNILADGVDFSRNYINAVNYINSILVHEEDFVQKSTFKISKLQEWRTVLNDLKTATKDTDFIDKVKHYFIDEAQFESRNAEHIFKANAETLLNAKKAAAYIKECTNNVNLLLQSHLSLKNWKYENNIKGFPFVSEEQMWAYEYEKINSNDATQRFFYDELDIDLRHKAFLLATHYWEARWLLETREMLEENTEKGTGEYAIKAKWKRRAMLTPCFVATFYTAPSHFLYSQFQGENENGKPIFEYLPLYNFLDLLIIDEAGQVTPEVSIPVFSLTQKAFVVGDLQQIEPIWSIPKKIDQGNLTSLDIIENQNDTHLDELGFLASSGSIMKMAQNACEFETPLPAKKEQGLVLLEHRRCNDEIISFCNELAYDGILKPMKGKAKENQAFPSMMAYHIEGVSERKYNSRQNISEVKAIISWLQQNKETIQEAYDVDAIEPVLGIITPFASQKGELSKALTDAGYKVSDIKLGTVHALQGAERNIILFSSVYSNDDEGTLFFEKDNKPNMLNVAVSRAKESFILFGDTRIFDETKNTPSGILKRHLNIYEMAN from the coding sequence ATGAACGACGAAAAAAACTGGTTACAATATTATAAAAACAGCTTATCTGATAGTGAAAACTTAGCTATTGACATTAGTAAAATAAAAAACCTTTTTCATCAAAAATCTTCCGATTTAAGTAACGCACTCATCAACGCTAAACAAGCAAGTCAACTATTAGATGTTGAAGAACGTAGAATTAATCGGTTAAAAGGAATTACTAAAAAAGACAACCCTAAGTGGCATAAGGTAGAAGAAACTAAAATATTAATAGCGCCTTTTCATTTAGTATATCAAACCGACAACACTAAATTCAAACAGCGCACCATTCATCCTTTTTGGGTGAGTGCAATTGTAAATCGTTCAGGACAATTATCTGCTCCAAAAGATGGCTTTCCTTTAATTGTTCGTAACTATCTAACTCCTATGGCGGATGTTAAGAACGATTTTATCTTCTCTTCTATCGATACCGTTTTAGATGCCAAAGACCTAGATGCTCCCGATTTTGAAAATAGCGAAGAACCTATACCTTGGGATGAATACTGGAACTATATTAACGAAGTGTTTTCTGCGATAACTTTTAGCAACCTATATCGTTATCAAGTAGAACGCCATACCACACAATATGAACTTACTTATTTCGCTTTAAGTTCTAAAATTTCTACAGCAAAAAGTATTCTATTTCTGTACGAAAATCTACTTAAAAATACGGATGAGTTACCTGTACTCTCTAAAATCATCAACCCATATACTAGAGAACGACAAGAAGCCATTACCGATAACGGATTTTTAGTGTATAACCATTTGCATTTAGGACAAATGTCGAATAAGTTCCCACTTTCGGTTAGTCAGCGAAAAACATTACTATCGTATTTAGTAGCCGAAGAAAATGCAGTTACCGCTGTAAACGGACCTCCAGGAACTGGAAAAACTACCCTATTACAAAGTTTAGTGGCTACCGAGTTTGTAAAAGCCGCTATTAATGGTGAAGAAGCTCCTATAATTTTAGCCTGCTCAAACAACAACCAAGCAGTAACCAATATTATTGATAGTTTTATCAACTCTGAAAGTACTATGGGAGAATTAGCCAACCGTTGGATTCCTGATTTTAACGGATATGCTACCTACCTCCCATCCAGTTCAAAAAGTGAGAAAAAACTAGCCAATATCAATTACTTAAAAGGAAACTTATTTGGTCATGAAGGAACACTTTGTAATCTGGAAAATGAAAAATATATCTCTGAAGCAGAATATTATTTTTTAACAAACTACTGTCAGTATTTCAATACCCAAACAAATTCACTTGACGATGTATGTAACCATCTACAAGAAGAAATTATAGGTATTCAAAATATTTTAGCTGATGGTGTTGACTTCTCTAGAAACTATATAAATGCTGTAAACTACATCAACAGCATACTTGTACACGAAGAAGATTTTGTTCAAAAAAGTACGTTTAAAATCTCCAAACTACAAGAATGGAGAACTGTTTTAAACGATTTAAAAACAGCTACAAAAGACACTGATTTTATTGATAAAGTAAAACACTATTTTATTGATGAAGCTCAGTTTGAATCAAGAAATGCTGAACACATTTTTAAAGCTAACGCTGAAACATTGTTGAATGCTAAAAAAGCAGCAGCATATATAAAAGAATGTACAAACAATGTAAATCTGCTACTGCAATCACATTTAAGCCTAAAAAATTGGAAGTACGAAAATAATATCAAAGGATTTCCTTTTGTTTCAGAAGAACAAATGTGGGCGTATGAATATGAAAAAATAAACTCTAATGATGCAACACAGCGTTTCTTTTATGATGAATTAGATATTGATTTACGCCATAAAGCATTCTTATTAGCAACCCATTATTGGGAAGCGCGTTGGTTATTGGAGACCAGAGAAATGCTAGAAGAGAACACCGAAAAAGGAACAGGAGAATATGCTATTAAAGCAAAATGGAAACGAAGAGCTATGCTTACTCCTTGCTTTGTAGCTACTTTTTATACAGCTCCAAGTCACTTTTTATACAGTCAATTTCAAGGAGAAAACGAAAACGGAAAACCTATTTTTGAATACTTACCACTATACAACTTTTTGGATTTGTTAATTATTGATGAAGCTGGTCAGGTTACTCCAGAAGTAAGCATCCCTGTATTTTCATTAACTCAAAAAGCCTTTGTAGTAGGTGATTTACAACAAATTGAACCTATTTGGTCTATCCCTAAAAAAATTGACCAAGGAAACTTAACAAGTCTTGATATTATTGAAAATCAAAATGACACACATTTAGATGAGTTAGGTTTTTTAGCGTCTAGCGGAAGTATTATGAAAATGGCTCAAAATGCCTGCGAATTTGAAACACCATTACCCGCTAAAAAAGAACAAGGATTGGTTTTATTGGAACATAGACGATGTAATGATGAAATTATTAGTTTTTGTAACGAATTGGCATACGATGGTATTTTAAAACCTATGAAAGGAAAGGCGAAAGAAAATCAAGCATTTCCATCAATGATGGCATATCATATAGAAGGAGTTAGCGAACGCAAATACAACAGTCGTCAAAATATAAGTGAAGTAAAAGCTATTATTTCTTGGTTACAACAAAACAAAGAAACCATTCAAGAAGCATACGATGTAGACGCTATTGAACCTGTTTTAGGAATTATTACTCCTTTTGCAAGTCAGAAAGGAGAATTATCAAAAGCCTTAACCGATGCGGGTTATAAAGTAAGCGACATTAAATTAGGTACTGTACACGCATTACAAGGTGCAGAACGAAACATTATCTTGTTCAGCTCCGTATATTCTAATGACGACGAAGGAACCTTGTTTTTTGAAAAAGACAACAAGCCTAACATGCTAAATGTAGCGGTTTCTAGAGCTAAAGAAAGCTTTATTCTTTTTGGAGACACTCGAATTTTTGATGAAACCAAAAACACGCCTTCAGGAATTTTAAAAAGACACTTAAACATTTATGAAATGGCTAACTAA
- the metF gene encoding methylenetetrahydrofolate reductase [NAD(P)H], whose translation MKVIEHLEKANGRSLFSFEILPPLKGDTIESIFKNINPLMEFNPPFIDVTYHREEYVYKELGDGLLKKQVVKKRPGTVGICAAIQNKYQVDAIPHILCGGFTKEDTENFLIDLDFLGIDNVVALRGDAVKSETYFKPEKDGHAYASELVTQIEDLNKGRYLDDNLQNSSKTDFCIGVAGYPEKHMEAPSLDSDIHFLKKKIKNGANYVITQMFFDNQKYFEFVKKCREEGIMVPIIPGLKPISTKKQLNLIPHRFKVDLPDTLVKEVVNCKSNAEVRQVGVEWCIAQSKELQQKGVPILHYYSMGRSTNIQKIAEGVF comes from the coding sequence ATGAAGGTAATAGAACACTTAGAAAAAGCTAACGGAAGATCGTTGTTTTCGTTTGAAATACTTCCACCGTTAAAGGGAGATACAATCGAGTCAATATTCAAAAATATTAATCCGTTAATGGAGTTCAATCCGCCATTTATAGACGTAACCTATCACCGTGAGGAATACGTGTATAAAGAGTTAGGAGACGGACTCTTAAAAAAGCAAGTAGTAAAAAAACGTCCAGGTACAGTAGGTATTTGTGCGGCGATTCAAAATAAATACCAAGTAGATGCTATTCCGCATATTTTATGTGGAGGATTTACCAAAGAAGACACTGAAAACTTCTTAATTGATCTCGATTTTTTAGGAATTGATAACGTAGTTGCATTACGTGGTGATGCAGTAAAAAGCGAAACTTATTTTAAACCTGAAAAAGACGGACATGCATACGCAAGTGAGTTAGTTACACAAATAGAGGACTTAAATAAAGGAAGATACTTGGATGATAATTTGCAAAACTCATCAAAAACCGATTTCTGTATTGGAGTAGCTGGATATCCTGAAAAACATATGGAAGCACCAAGTTTAGATTCTGATATTCACTTTTTAAAGAAGAAAATTAAAAACGGAGCAAATTATGTGATAACTCAAATGTTTTTTGATAATCAAAAGTATTTTGAGTTTGTAAAAAAATGTAGAGAAGAGGGAATTATGGTTCCTATTATTCCGGGATTAAAACCAATCTCAACCAAAAAGCAATTGAATTTAATTCCGCACCGTTTTAAAGTTGATTTACCAGATACTTTGGTAAAAGAGGTTGTTAATTGTAAGAGTAATGCAGAAGTACGACAAGTAGGAGTAGAGTGGTGCATTGCTCAAAGTAAGGAACTACAACAAAAAGGAGTACCTATTTTACATTATTATTCAATGGGAAGATCAACCAATATTCAAAAAATTGCTGAAGGAGTTTTTTAA
- a CDS encoding LodA/GoxA family CTQ-dependent oxidase, with the protein MTNPSQNQSSSCWNCDGDITQVTQRLKEMFVEMGQKTRIENGQQPAERAVFRKQHGIAYGRFVVNKDIEEKFKIGIFAGDTYECAVRFSSDTGPTSPDLHSTLGVGLKLFGVEGPKLLGDGTNADFIFQNIDRFFARDAQQMCSFTTAGVIDRDYDSYIAKHPELASILKAMTKEEASVLSASYWAILPFKLGDSQIVKYRLVPEDTYKGTPFNDNNYLGIDLQQRLLTKEATFRFEIQLRTNDATMPLDDAQLVWNTEESPYICIAKLHLPQQDVASIGQAEFGSNLAFNIWRTLPQHEPLGSIAQARKVVYAASAEARHQANGQQLQEPKEINPQFEGNTDENSDCIVKAGIYPPIGVMRVGNSENEYFIGPLVDNPEPQTDPYAYRDKTGALKRQAAQFRIYGFNAAGKAVKELTAENAKITWHSHLANQKSSWYQFNIALDIPEAADMPPSMLRNIDVKDRNSLLIDGGAKSITGTNVTEGPFFEGEFLSKKVYLGEMRTDEKGRLVMLGGHGKSENINGDIAITFANNEGWYDDISDGPVTAEVEYEGTKLKVDPAWVICAPPDYAPMQKSVRTMWDLMRDVAVKSKMLVRPVRPSFTKDILPIFQRITDLQWVNAGFAGAFGFGGQFNYTTNEWIKRLGNPSPAYMEMRRTISNNFRRFDISGAEAPQLWPWLYGDAISIPSTGSVRQHATLSDLQLEFLDQWVQGDFDADYVDMTGCPHVPKPPTIDELPVSEQPDMLTKAAMEFCLADAFHPGCEMTWPMRSSGMYMAPFRIKHAPKTPPVNTTYYGPMMNNDILPLAKGPILGGQVAGGITRWMAIPWQTDTASCRDGYTSEYDPYLPTFWPARVPNNVLNEERYKETMDSNLSEETRIQAFNFRSDWLDNLPLDGEAPTYTNQINSMIKYFDKLAVVQKRPGVQHDPNFPEEMQVGITPTPEQEATLLKATIQELQSVLTAKHALKKGLQNTIDTAVEKLSHDNLLNEQFVLEDAQRSLLSLTEDELEKDFKATPNVIKTIHLIASKLHHMKQSDSHQETAPKRVEVGIPEKMTRFSRYIPK; encoded by the coding sequence ATGACAAACCCCTCACAAAATCAATCTTCATCATGCTGGAACTGCGATGGAGACATTACCCAAGTTACACAACGTTTAAAAGAAATGTTTGTAGAAATGGGACAAAAAACACGCATTGAAAACGGACAACAACCTGCCGAGAGAGCTGTATTTAGAAAACAACACGGTATAGCCTACGGTCGTTTTGTAGTAAACAAAGACATCGAAGAAAAATTCAAAATCGGAATTTTTGCTGGTGATACTTACGAATGTGCTGTTCGTTTTTCAAGTGATACTGGACCAACTTCTCCTGATTTACATTCTACCTTAGGAGTCGGTTTAAAACTCTTTGGTGTAGAAGGTCCTAAACTATTAGGAGATGGTACCAATGCCGATTTTATCTTTCAAAACATCGACCGTTTTTTTGCACGTGATGCACAACAGATGTGTAGCTTTACCACTGCTGGTGTTATTGACCGCGATTATGATTCATACATAGCAAAGCACCCTGAATTAGCCAGTATTCTAAAAGCAATGACCAAAGAAGAAGCTAGTGTACTAAGTGCTAGCTATTGGGCAATTCTTCCTTTTAAATTAGGTGATTCACAAATTGTAAAATATCGTTTAGTTCCTGAAGACACTTATAAAGGAACTCCTTTTAACGATAATAATTATTTAGGTATCGATTTACAACAACGGTTGTTAACCAAAGAAGCGACCTTCCGTTTCGAAATACAATTGCGTACCAACGATGCTACCATGCCTTTAGATGATGCACAGTTAGTTTGGAACACAGAAGAAAGTCCGTATATCTGCATTGCTAAATTACACTTACCTCAACAAGATGTGGCTAGTATTGGACAAGCCGAATTTGGAAGCAACTTAGCCTTTAATATTTGGAGAACCTTACCTCAACACGAACCTTTAGGATCTATTGCGCAAGCAAGAAAAGTAGTATATGCTGCAAGTGCTGAGGCACGACATCAAGCTAACGGACAGCAATTACAAGAACCTAAAGAAATCAATCCACAGTTTGAAGGTAACACCGATGAAAATAGTGACTGTATCGTAAAAGCAGGTATCTACCCTCCTATTGGCGTGATGCGTGTAGGAAATAGTGAAAACGAATACTTTATTGGTCCACTGGTTGACAATCCTGAACCACAAACCGATCCATATGCGTATCGAGATAAAACAGGAGCTTTAAAAAGACAAGCAGCACAATTTAGAATCTACGGATTCAATGCTGCAGGAAAAGCGGTGAAGGAATTAACGGCTGAAAATGCAAAAATTACCTGGCATAGTCATTTAGCCAATCAAAAATCGTCTTGGTATCAATTTAACATTGCCTTAGACATTCCTGAAGCTGCTGATATGCCTCCTTCTATGTTACGTAATATTGATGTAAAAGACCGTAACTCTTTATTAATTGATGGAGGTGCAAAATCTATTACTGGAACCAATGTTACCGAAGGTCCTTTCTTTGAAGGGGAATTTCTTTCGAAAAAAGTATACTTAGGTGAAATGCGTACGGATGAAAAAGGACGTTTAGTGATGTTAGGTGGACACGGAAAATCGGAAAATATCAACGGAGATATTGCCATTACTTTTGCCAATAACGAAGGTTGGTACGATGACATTTCTGATGGTCCTGTTACTGCGGAAGTTGAATACGAAGGAACAAAATTAAAAGTAGATCCTGCCTGGGTTATTTGTGCTCCACCAGATTATGCTCCGATGCAAAAATCGGTACGTACGATGTGGGATTTAATGCGTGATGTAGCTGTAAAATCTAAAATGTTGGTACGTCCTGTAAGACCATCGTTTACCAAAGATATATTACCAATTTTCCAACGTATAACTGATTTACAATGGGTAAATGCTGGTTTTGCTGGGGCTTTTGGTTTTGGCGGTCAGTTCAACTACACCACTAATGAGTGGATAAAACGATTAGGGAATCCGTCACCTGCCTATATGGAAATGCGTAGAACGATTTCTAACAACTTCCGTCGTTTTGACATATCAGGAGCAGAAGCACCTCAACTATGGCCTTGGTTGTATGGTGATGCAATTAGTATTCCTTCCACAGGCTCTGTACGTCAACATGCTACGTTATCTGATTTACAATTAGAATTTTTAGATCAATGGGTACAAGGTGATTTTGATGCTGATTATGTAGACATGACTGGATGTCCGCACGTACCTAAACCACCAACGATAGACGAACTTCCTGTTTCAGAACAACCAGATATGTTAACTAAAGCAGCTATGGAGTTTTGTTTAGCTGATGCTTTTCACCCTGGTTGTGAAATGACGTGGCCTATGCGTTCGTCTGGAATGTATATGGCTCCTTTTAGAATTAAACATGCACCTAAAACGCCACCTGTTAATACTACGTATTATGGTCCAATGATGAATAACGATATATTACCATTGGCAAAAGGACCTATTTTAGGCGGACAAGTAGCTGGGGGAATTACTCGTTGGATGGCGATTCCTTGGCAAACAGATACCGCTAGTTGTAGAGATGGATACACTAGTGAATACGATCCATATTTACCTACGTTTTGGCCTGCTAGAGTACCAAATAACGTTTTAAATGAAGAACGTTATAAAGAAACAATGGATTCGAATTTATCTGAAGAAACCCGTATACAAGCCTTTAATTTCCGTTCCGATTGGTTAGACAATCTTCCCTTAGATGGTGAAGCGCCAACCTATACGAATCAAATTAATAGTATGATTAAGTATTTTGATAAATTAGCCGTGGTTCAAAAGCGTCCAGGAGTTCAGCATGATCCTAATTTCCCTGAAGAAATGCAGGTGGGTATTACTCCTACTCCAGAACAAGAGGCAACATTATTAAAAGCTACCATACAAGAATTACAAAGTGTTTTAACTGCTAAACATGCGTTAAAGAAAGGACTTCAAAATACAATAGATACAGCCGTAGAAAAACTATCACACGATAATTTATTAAACGAGCAATTTGTATTGGAAGATGCTCAGCGTAGTTTATTAAGCTTAACGGAAGATGAACTAGAAAAAGACTTTAAAGCAACACCAAATGTTATTAAAACCATACATTTAATTGCTTCTAAGTTACATCATATGAAACAGTCTGATTCACATCAAGAAACAGCTCCTAAAAGAGTTGAAGTTGGTATTCCTGAAAAGATGACACGTTTTTCAAGATATATTCCTAAATAA
- the metH gene encoding methionine synthase, with translation MSEERRYMKLSGLEPLIITPESNFINVGERTNVAGSRKFLRLIKEEKFDEALAIARHQVDGGAQIIDINMDDGLIEGKEAMVRFLNLIASEPDIARVPIMIDSSKWEIIEAGLQVVQGKSVVNSISLKEGEEKFIWEATQIKRYGAAVIIMAFDEVGQADTYERRIEIAERSYNILTEIVGFPPEDIILDLNIFPVATGMEEHRKNALDFIEATRWVRENLPHVSVSGGVSNVSFSFRGNNVVREAMHSVFLYYAIKAGMNMGIVNPTMLEVYDDIPKDLLEHIEDVVLDRRDDATERLLEFAETVKGTKKESSKQVLEWRSLPLQDRITHSLVKGIDAFIEEDAEEARLSVERPLQVIEGHLMTGMNVVGDLFGAGKMFLPQVVKSARVMKKAVAYLNPFIEAEKSEEQQAIGKILMATVKGDVHDIGKNIVSVVLGCNNYEIVDLGVMVPPEKIIETAKKENVDAIGLSGLITPSLDEMVYLAKEMERQNLEIPLLIGGATTSKAHTAVKIDTQYKNAVVHVNDASRAVTVVGDLLSKETSNEYVAKLKKDYEEFRDKFLKRGKQKHYIPIEEARERKFRIDWETTNITKPKELGVQKLEQVSLKDLVPYFDWSPFFRSWDLHGKFPDILEDEVVGEEATNLFADAQKMLQQIIEKQALKPKAIFGLFEANSINDDDISVQKKGKEVAIFRTLRQQLKKREGKPSFALADFIAPKETDKTDYIGAFCTAIFGADELALQYKENHDDYNAIMAQAIADRFAEAFAEYLHHRVRTKHWGYASEENLTNDELIKEAYKGIRPAPGYPACPDHLEKETIWQLLQVEENIGVSLTESLAMWPAAAVSGYYFANEEARYFGLGKITDDQVRDFAERKNIPLEKARKWLHPNISDN, from the coding sequence ATGAGTGAGGAAAGAAGATACATGAAATTATCGGGGTTAGAACCGTTAATTATAACACCCGAAAGTAATTTTATCAATGTAGGGGAGCGCACAAACGTAGCAGGATCACGTAAATTTCTTCGATTGATTAAAGAAGAAAAGTTCGACGAAGCCTTAGCGATTGCGCGTCATCAAGTGGATGGAGGAGCACAAATCATCGACATTAATATGGATGATGGTTTGATAGAAGGAAAAGAAGCAATGGTACGCTTTTTAAACTTAATAGCTTCTGAACCTGATATTGCCAGAGTTCCTATTATGATTGATAGTTCTAAATGGGAAATCATCGAAGCTGGATTACAGGTAGTACAAGGTAAATCGGTTGTAAACTCTATTTCTTTAAAAGAAGGTGAAGAAAAATTTATTTGGGAAGCAACTCAGATAAAACGGTACGGAGCTGCTGTAATTATCATGGCTTTTGATGAAGTAGGACAAGCCGATACCTATGAACGAAGGATTGAAATTGCAGAGCGTTCGTATAATATATTAACCGAGATTGTCGGTTTTCCGCCAGAAGATATCATTTTAGATTTAAACATCTTTCCTGTAGCTACGGGGATGGAAGAGCACCGAAAAAATGCATTGGATTTTATAGAGGCTACCCGTTGGGTACGCGAAAACTTACCACATGTAAGTGTAAGTGGTGGAGTAAGTAACGTATCATTTTCTTTTAGAGGAAATAATGTCGTTCGTGAAGCGATGCATTCGGTATTCCTGTACTATGCTATCAAAGCAGGAATGAATATGGGAATTGTGAATCCGACGATGTTAGAAGTCTACGATGATATTCCAAAGGATTTACTAGAGCATATTGAAGATGTTGTTTTAGATAGAAGAGACGATGCTACAGAACGCTTATTAGAATTTGCTGAAACGGTAAAAGGAACAAAAAAAGAAAGCAGTAAGCAGGTTTTAGAATGGAGAAGTTTACCGCTACAAGACCGTATAACACACTCTTTAGTAAAAGGAATAGATGCTTTTATTGAAGAAGATGCAGAAGAAGCGCGTTTGAGTGTTGAAAGACCTTTACAAGTTATTGAAGGTCATTTAATGACAGGGATGAATGTAGTTGGAGATTTGTTTGGTGCTGGAAAAATGTTTCTACCACAAGTAGTAAAATCTGCCCGAGTAATGAAGAAAGCCGTAGCCTATTTGAATCCTTTTATTGAAGCAGAGAAAAGCGAGGAGCAACAAGCTATCGGAAAGATATTGATGGCAACAGTAAAAGGAGATGTGCATGATATTGGTAAGAACATTGTATCCGTAGTATTAGGCTGTAACAATTATGAGATTGTCGATTTAGGAGTCATGGTTCCGCCAGAGAAGATTATTGAAACTGCTAAAAAGGAGAACGTAGATGCGATTGGTTTAAGCGGATTGATAACGCCTTCGTTGGATGAAATGGTGTATTTAGCCAAAGAAATGGAACGCCAAAACTTGGAGATTCCTTTATTGATTGGTGGAGCAACAACCTCGAAAGCACATACCGCTGTAAAAATTGATACGCAGTATAAAAATGCAGTGGTGCATGTAAACGATGCATCAAGAGCAGTAACCGTAGTAGGAGATTTATTGAGTAAAGAAACCTCAAACGAGTATGTTGCCAAGTTGAAGAAAGATTACGAAGAGTTTCGAGATAAATTCTTAAAACGAGGAAAACAGAAGCACTACATACCAATTGAGGAAGCTAGAGAGCGAAAATTCAGAATAGATTGGGAGACTACTAACATTACTAAACCAAAAGAATTAGGAGTACAAAAGCTAGAGCAAGTAAGTTTAAAAGATTTGGTACCATATTTTGATTGGAGTCCGTTTTTCCGCTCGTGGGATTTACACGGAAAGTTTCCTGATATTTTAGAAGATGAAGTAGTAGGAGAAGAGGCAACCAATTTGTTTGCAGATGCTCAAAAGATGTTGCAACAAATCATAGAAAAACAAGCATTAAAGCCCAAAGCTATTTTTGGTTTGTTTGAGGCAAACTCTATTAACGACGACGATATTTCAGTTCAAAAGAAAGGAAAAGAAGTCGCCATATTTAGAACCTTACGTCAGCAATTAAAAAAACGTGAAGGAAAACCAAGTTTTGCTTTAGCAGATTTTATTGCGCCCAAAGAAACAGATAAAACGGATTATATAGGAGCTTTCTGTACCGCCATTTTTGGCGCTGATGAATTGGCATTACAATACAAAGAAAATCACGACGATTACAATGCAATTATGGCACAAGCCATTGCCGATCGTTTTGCTGAAGCTTTTGCAGAATATTTGCATCATAGAGTAAGAACGAAACACTGGGGCTATGCATCCGAAGAAAACTTAACGAATGATGAATTGATAAAAGAAGCGTACAAAGGAATTCGTCCTGCACCTGGGTATCCTGCATGCCCAGATCATCTAGAAAAAGAAACAATTTGGCAGCTTTTACAGGTAGAAGAGAACATAGGAGTAAGTTTAACAGAAAGTTTAGCCATGTGGCCAGCAGCGGCCGTTTCAGGATATTATTTTGCCAATGAAGAAGCTAGGTACTTCGGGTTAGGTAAAATAACAGACGATCAAGTAAGAGATTTTGCAGAGCGAAAAAATATACCCTTAGAAAAAGCCAGAAAATGGTTACATCCAAACATATCAGATAATTAA